CGGCGATCGAGGGTGGCGTCGGTGGCCTTGGCGGGTTCCTTCTCACGGTGGGTACCGCGTTCGGGTACGCGGCCGGGTGGACGCCCTATGCCGCTGACTACACGCGCTACCTCCCATCGTCGGTCTCGACGTTCCGAACGGGCCTGTTCGCGTCGTCCGGGCTGTTTGTCTCCTGCGTGGCACTGTCGGTTGTCGGTGCAGCATCGGTCACGATCGGTGCAGCATCGTCGGATAACCCCGCCGACGCCTTCACTTCCAATCTGCCCTCGGCACTTGCCAATCTGACGCTACTGGCCATCGCGCTCGGAGCCGTTGCCGCGAATGCGCTCAATGTCTATTCCGGCTCGATGGCTTTTGTGACCATCGGCTTGAAACTCCCGGTGAAAACGCAACGCGCCATGGTCGCAATGGTCTTCGGAGTTGTCGGATTCCTCGTTGCATGGTGGGCGCTTGCCGACGCAGCAGCAAGCTACGAAGCTTTCCTTCTTGTTGTCGCCTACTGGATCGGGCCGTGGCTCGGCATCATGTTCGCCGACCAGTATCTGCGCCGCGGGCAGCGCATCGACAATCTCCTCTACGATCCCGAGCACACCAACTGGGGTGGATTCTCAGCCTTCGTGATCGCACTCCTCACCTCGGTTCTGCTGTTCTCCAATCAGGAGAAGTTTGTCGGCTACGTCGTACGGTCAGTCCCCGAACTCGGCGACATCACGTTCTTCGTGGGATTTGTCATCGCGGGCGGGCTTTATCTCCTCGTCAACGGTTCGAAAATCTCTCGCGGCAAGTCGGTGAGCACACAGCGCTAGAAGCAGAGTTGCGTACATCGACGGCGTCGACGGGTCGTATCCGAGTAGCGCCCGGATGCGATCGAGTCGTTGATAGAGCGACTGCCTCCCCAGATGTAATGCGGCCGCTGAACGTGTTGCGCTGCAACCGTGTCGGAGATGAACTTCGAGTGTTCCGGTGAGATTACTCGAATGGGTGTCGTCCCAGGAAACCAAAGGAGCGACGACGGAGACCATTCGCTCCCGGACGTCCACGGGCAACTGGTCCACCGCAAGTTCCGGTGCCAGTTCGCGCGTAGTTGTCACCACGCGTCCGGCGAGCCAGGTCCGACGAGCCGACGTCGCAAGGCGAAGCCCTGATCTGGCAGCGTGTAGTGCCGCACTTACCTCCGACGGCGTCAACGCACACGGGTCTCCGATCACCACCGTGACACCGTCGGTAATGTTGGACGACAAGGATGTTCCGAATGCCGCACTCACGGCTCCGACAGCATCGATTGTCTTGGCAGGCACCGCGACAAGACCGAAAGTGCTGGCATGAACTTCGGCTGCCAGATTGGGTTGACCGAGCAGTTTGGCTGCAGAATCAAGCAGACGTATCGCGATTCGTGAGCCAGGGGAGTCGATAGCGATCGCAACGACGCGGTGCCCGGGAGTGGGATGGAACCCGGCGGCCGCGGATCTGACGCGAAGGTCGATCTGCCGTACGTCGCCCCGCTCCAGCAGATCCGACACGAGGGTAGCGGCCGCTCGCTGGGGGCGGCCGGTCAGGCTTCCCGAATAGGTCAGTGCCAACCCCAACGAACCGGCAGCGCGTTGCAACAGCCCATGCAACGTCGCCGGATTCAGTGTCGAACCTGGTCCCGCCGTCAGGGTTCCCCAGATTCCGTCTCTGGAATGGATAGCGGCAGTGGCAGTTCCGGCGTCAGCGGCACGCCACGCAGATCGATCATCGTCGACGCCATGTGCCGCGACGAGGGCGCCGCTGCCGCTTGTCACGATCAACGGGCAGCCGGTTACGTCGCTGATGCGCTCGAGCAGAGTGGCGACACCGCTGCCTGCCATCAATTCGATTTCGAGCACCCGCGCAAGATCGTTTCCCAGGCGCAGGACCGAGACTTCACGCGAAATGATCTCCGTGTTCGCGTTCTGGCACAGTTCGATGAAAGGGACAACAGTTCGGAGTGCGATCAGCGGCATCCCCATGATCGATGCCTCCTCGATCATGTCCGGCGGAATCATGTCGAAGGTTCGCCCGAGTTCTACGGCAACCCCGGCGACGTTTCGATTCCCGACTTCTCGCAGATAATGCCGCCTTGTCCCCGGATCGACTCCGGACAGCCCCAAGCCGGTGGTGAGCAACAGTTCATCCCCGGACAGCAACGGACTGATCTCGTAGATCTCGCTCGAATGGACCCAACGGACCACCCGTCCCAACTGGCTGCCACCTGCTAGAACCTGCGGATCGGCCCCACGAAACTGGTTGTCGAGTAGCTCGCGCACGGTGA
The nucleotide sequence above comes from Rhodococcus sp. KBS0724. Encoded proteins:
- a CDS encoding cytosine permease, whose protein sequence is MAITEGVTGEQTGADREYGDRVLAVEPGGNEFIPDEDRHGTPGQLFWTWMSPNLEFATIFIGVLSVSVFGMTFWQATLGLVIGTALGAAAHFVLSARGPLHGVPQMVLGRLGFGYRGNALPSAFMSIMCGVGWFATNSVSGAFALNTLTGLPPVPSLLVIVVIQTVFAFFGHNLVQAFERYAFPVLAVIFAITAIVILTKANPGAPAIEGGVGGLGGFLLTVGTAFGYAAGWTPYAADYTRYLPSSVSTFRTGLFASSGLFVSCVALSVVGAASVTIGAASSDNPADAFTSNLPSALANLTLLAIALGAVAANALNVYSGSMAFVTIGLKLPVKTQRAMVAMVFGVVGFLVAWWALADAAASYEAFLLVVAYWIGPWLGIMFADQYLRRGQRIDNLLYDPEHTNWGGFSAFVIALLTSVLLFSNQEKFVGYVVRSVPELGDITFFVGFVIAGGLYLLVNGSKISRGKSVSTQR
- a CDS encoding PucR family transcriptional regulator, coding for MTLTVRELLDNQFRGADPQVLAGGSQLGRVVRWVHSSEIYEISPLLSGDELLLTTGLGLSGVDPGTRRHYLREVGNRNVAGVAVELGRTFDMIPPDMIEEASIMGMPLIALRTVVPFIELCQNANTEIISREVSVLRLGNDLARVLEIELMAGSGVATLLERISDVTGCPLIVTSGSGALVAAHGVDDDRSAWRAADAGTATAAIHSRDGIWGTLTAGPGSTLNPATLHGLLQRAAGSLGLALTYSGSLTGRPQRAAATLVSDLLERGDVRQIDLRVRSAAAGFHPTPGHRVVAIAIDSPGSRIAIRLLDSAAKLLGQPNLAAEVHASTFGLVAVPAKTIDAVGAVSAAFGTSLSSNITDGVTVVIGDPCALTPSEVSAALHAARSGLRLATSARRTWLAGRVVTTTRELAPELAVDQLPVDVRERMVSVVAPLVSWDDTHSSNLTGTLEVHLRHGCSATRSAAALHLGRQSLYQRLDRIRALLGYDPSTPSMYATLLLALCAHRLAARDFRTVDEEIKPARDDKSHEERDVAEFGD